A stretch of the Bacillus anthracis str. Vollum genome encodes the following:
- a CDS encoding YuzB family protein has protein sequence MIKPLIEFCVGNLASGSQAALEKLEKDPNLDVMEYGCLGYCGICFEGPFALVNGEVVQGATVEELVNNVYEYLDENPMF, from the coding sequence TTGATTAAACCATTAATTGAATTTTGTGTAGGTAACCTTGCGAGTGGTTCACAAGCCGCTTTAGAGAAATTAGAAAAAGATCCGAATTTAGATGTAATGGAGTATGGTTGTTTAGGCTATTGTGGTATTTGTTTTGAAGGACCGTTTGCACTTGTGAATGGTGAAGTTGTACAAGGTGCTACAGTAGAAGAACTTGTAAACAATGTATATGAGTATTTGGATGAAAATCCAATGTTTTAA
- a CDS encoding DUF2628 domain-containing protein, whose amino-acid sequence MYVKDTVLQETISPQELHKVVQKNTAYYDFKWGKVENPAQRNTWNWVAFFFPTFWLAYRKMYKLFIILTLLAVPSIVVTPFIDIPDGIYLTCSLVLQLGTMIFTGWQGNRLYYKHAVRVLHKGEDMPDHEKAYYLQSKGNASFAGMVGFQVIVGIVFGGAMFGLSLLPTEPNIKNVVRSSSEGVTLEIMTDNPTWKFVKKEQDYDVIEFTGYDYTEKKNVKIKFAVYFSEDYFEWQEVYENNKKLSEDELEEYQFYIEENGWGF is encoded by the coding sequence ATGTACGTGAAGGACACTGTTTTACAAGAAACAATTTCTCCGCAAGAGTTACATAAAGTTGTTCAAAAGAATACAGCTTATTATGACTTTAAGTGGGGCAAAGTAGAAAATCCAGCGCAAAGGAATACGTGGAATTGGGTAGCCTTTTTCTTCCCAACTTTTTGGTTAGCTTATCGTAAAATGTATAAGTTGTTTATTATACTTACGTTATTGGCGGTACCTAGTATCGTTGTAACTCCTTTTATAGATATTCCAGATGGGATTTATTTAACATGTAGTTTAGTCCTTCAGTTAGGAACGATGATATTTACTGGATGGCAAGGAAATCGTTTATATTATAAGCATGCTGTTCGTGTATTACATAAGGGAGAAGATATGCCAGATCATGAGAAGGCATATTATTTACAATCAAAGGGTAACGCTAGTTTTGCTGGTATGGTTGGTTTCCAGGTTATAGTTGGAATCGTGTTTGGTGGGGCTATGTTCGGACTCTCACTTTTACCAACTGAGCCGAATATTAAAAATGTTGTTCGTTCAAGTAGTGAAGGTGTGACTTTAGAGATTATGACGGATAATCCAACTTGGAAGTTTGTGAAGAAAGAACAAGATTATGATGTAATAGAATTTACTGGTTATGATTATACAGAGAAGAAAAACGTGAAAATTAAATTTGCTGTTTATTTTAGTGAAGACTATTTTGAATGGCAAGAAGTATATGAGAATAATAAGAAATTAAGTGAAGATGAGCTAGAAGAGTATCAATTTTACATTGAAGAAAATGGTTGGGGATTCTAG
- the phnA gene encoding alkylphosphonate utilization operon protein PhnA, which translates to MATLPNCPKCNSEYTYEDGVLFVCPECAHEWGQEAEAENNDGAKVVKDANGNVLQDGDAVTVIKDLKVKGTSSVVKIGTKVKSIRLVDGDHDIDCKIDGFGAMKLKSQFVKKA; encoded by the coding sequence ATGGCTACTTTACCAAATTGTCCAAAATGTAATTCAGAATATACGTATGAGGATGGCGTTCTTTTCGTATGTCCGGAATGTGCTCATGAGTGGGGCCAAGAAGCAGAAGCTGAAAATAATGATGGTGCAAAAGTTGTAAAAGATGCGAACGGAAACGTTCTTCAAGACGGCGATGCTGTTACTGTCATTAAAGATTTAAAAGTAAAAGGAACTTCTTCAGTTGTGAAGATCGGTACGAAAGTAAAGAGTATCCGTCTAGTTGATGGCGATCACGATATTGATTGCAAAATCGACGGTTTCGGAGCTATGAAGTTAAAATCACAATTCGTTAAGAAGGCGTAA
- a CDS encoding aspartyl-phosphate phosphatase Spo0E family protein codes for MNVTKLNDRIEAKKKELIYLVEKYGFTHHKVISFSQELDRLLNLLIELKTKKKRYSL; via the coding sequence ATGAACGTAACGAAACTAAATGATCGCATAGAAGCGAAGAAGAAAGAATTGATCTATCTCGTTGAAAAGTACGGATTCACTCATCATAAAGTAATTTCTTTCAGCCAAGAATTAGATCGTTTACTTAATTTATTAATAGAACTCAAGACGAAGAAAAAACGTTACTCTTTATAA
- a CDS encoding DUF1462 family protein, which produces MVNVQVYGTKVICASCVGMPSSTETFEWLQAAIGRKYEGQENKFNFEYIDFQEEQEDEEKKAFAERVVEEDLFYPVVLVNGEIVGEGNPRLKDVYEEIEKYL; this is translated from the coding sequence ATGGTTAATGTGCAAGTGTATGGGACGAAAGTAATTTGTGCGAGCTGCGTTGGAATGCCATCTTCAACAGAAACGTTTGAGTGGTTACAAGCGGCGATTGGTCGTAAATATGAAGGACAAGAAAATAAATTTAATTTCGAGTATATTGATTTCCAAGAAGAACAAGAAGATGAAGAGAAAAAAGCATTCGCAGAGCGCGTAGTGGAGGAAGATTTATTTTATCCGGTCGTTCTTGTAAATGGAGAAATTGTTGGAGAAGGAAATCCCCGTTTGAAGGATGTTTACGAAGAAATCGAGAAATATTTATAA
- a CDS encoding ABC transporter ATP-binding protein, producing the protein MFILKDVTYKDILHIPYLQIQKEKITCIIGESGSGKSTLLRMLNDLQSPTSGIIEYNGKLISDYPPIQLRRDVVMLGQTPPIFDGTIKDNLLMGLRLSEKPFPNDDILRSALKTISLEKNLEDNADSLSGGEKQRLAFARIVLMDPPVYLLDEPTSALDSDTERRVMKQFTTLAREKKKTVIFITHSQQLPEEIADDIIEISKANGATRKEVLSVEGRY; encoded by the coding sequence ATGTTTATATTAAAAGACGTTACATATAAAGATATACTGCACATTCCTTATTTACAGATTCAAAAAGAAAAAATCACATGTATTATCGGTGAGAGTGGGAGCGGAAAAAGCACATTGCTCCGTATGTTAAATGATTTGCAATCTCCAACATCTGGAATAATTGAATATAACGGAAAGCTAATTTCTGATTATCCCCCTATTCAATTACGACGTGACGTAGTCATGCTTGGGCAAACACCACCTATTTTTGATGGAACCATTAAAGACAATCTATTAATGGGACTTCGTCTTTCTGAAAAACCATTTCCAAATGATGATATTTTGCGAAGCGCATTAAAGACTATTAGCTTAGAAAAAAATTTAGAAGATAACGCTGATTCCTTATCAGGCGGGGAAAAACAACGACTTGCTTTTGCACGTATCGTACTTATGGATCCACCTGTTTATTTATTAGACGAACCAACTTCGGCGTTAGATAGCGATACAGAACGACGCGTTATGAAGCAGTTCACTACGCTAGCAAGAGAAAAGAAAAAAACAGTTATCTTCATCACACACTCACAACAACTTCCAGAAGAAATTGCGGACGATATTATTGAGATTAGTAAAGCAAACGGTGCAACTAGAAAGGAAGTGCTCTCAGTTGAAGGGCGTTATTGA
- a CDS encoding CPBP family intramembrane glutamic endopeptidase: MDTELVTYKEKNVQMSMLEVIIMIVIIFGIMYGIGYLNFLYDSSLYPWYVDHLIPPLTFITIILIYAPARNYCLQLLKSIQFNHFKHYVTIVMTMIVLLIYLAVLNLILPTGVSLDEPNRVIEPTKSEILIYVVVLTVFAPVWEELLFRGMFFTKLSQHFSTFSSIVISAFIFTLGHPLTLGSVLYILGGGICLAYTYKKTNNLLVPWGIHVLNNSFYLLVNFQL; the protein is encoded by the coding sequence GTGGACACGGAATTAGTTACATATAAAGAAAAGAATGTACAAATGAGTATGTTAGAAGTAATCATCATGATAGTAATTATTTTTGGGATCATGTATGGAATTGGTTATTTGAACTTTTTATATGACTCCTCATTATATCCGTGGTATGTAGATCATCTTATTCCGCCTTTAACATTTATTACTATTATTTTAATATATGCGCCAGCAAGAAATTACTGTTTGCAGTTATTAAAATCAATACAGTTCAATCACTTTAAACATTATGTAACGATAGTAATGACGATGATCGTACTGCTTATATATCTTGCGGTATTAAATTTAATTCTACCAACGGGAGTCAGTTTGGATGAACCTAATAGAGTAATCGAGCCTACTAAAAGTGAAATCCTTATATACGTAGTGGTGCTCACAGTTTTTGCACCAGTTTGGGAAGAACTTCTATTCCGGGGGATGTTTTTCACGAAATTATCTCAGCACTTTTCTACGTTCAGTAGCATTGTTATAAGTGCTTTTATATTTACTTTAGGACATCCACTTACTTTAGGGAGTGTTTTATATATTTTGGGTGGCGGTATATGTTTAGCTTACACCTATAAGAAAACAAACAATTTACTCGTCCCATGGGGGATTCATGTATTAAACAATTCCTTTTATTTATTAGTAAATTTTCAACTGTAA
- a CDS encoding SMI1/KNR4 family protein → MKTTIWTEDDYLKLAPINDELIKKAEEVLNVKLPESYINLLKEQNGGTLRLDAHPTSEPNSWADDHVNISGLYGISFDENESSILESRYLIQEWEMPENLVLLSGDGHTWIALDYRNVAENPPVIFIDNEVEQIIELAPNFESFLQNLTTYNYDEE, encoded by the coding sequence ATGAAGACTACAATTTGGACAGAAGATGATTATTTAAAACTAGCACCTATTAACGACGAACTAATCAAAAAAGCAGAAGAAGTACTGAACGTAAAGCTTCCAGAATCGTACATAAACCTTCTAAAAGAACAAAATGGAGGAACACTTCGCCTTGATGCTCATCCTACTTCAGAGCCGAATTCTTGGGCAGACGATCACGTTAATATTTCTGGCTTATATGGCATTTCTTTTGATGAAAATGAATCTAGTATTTTAGAGAGCCGTTATTTAATTCAAGAATGGGAAATGCCTGAGAATCTCGTACTCTTATCTGGGGACGGACATACATGGATTGCATTAGACTATCGAAATGTTGCTGAAAATCCTCCCGTTATATTTATCGATAATGAGGTTGAGCAAATTATTGAATTAGCACCTAATTTTGAAAGCTTCTTACAAAACTTAACTACGTACAATTATGACGAAGAGTAA
- the dapF gene encoding diaminopimelate epimerase, with product MSQFSFTKMHGLGNSYIYVNMFEEQIPEEDLALVAEKVSNINTGIGADGMILICPSDVAPVKMRMFNNDGSEGKSCGNGLRCVAKYAYEHKLVEDTVFTIETLAGIVTAEVTVEEGKVTLAKIDMGAPRLTRAEIPMLGEGETPFIRENFLYNNHRYAFTAVSMGNPHAVIFVDDVEQAPLTTLGPVLETHEMFPERVNVEFIEILNEEEMNFRVWERGSGVTQACGTGACAAVVASILNGKMERGKEITVHLAGGDLMIAWTEEGNVLMKGPAEVICRGVYEYKIEA from the coding sequence ATGAGCCAATTTTCTTTTACAAAAATGCATGGTCTTGGCAATAGTTATATATATGTAAATATGTTTGAAGAACAAATTCCTGAAGAAGATTTAGCTCTTGTGGCGGAAAAGGTTTCAAATATTAATACTGGTATTGGAGCCGATGGAATGATTTTAATTTGTCCATCTGACGTAGCACCTGTGAAAATGCGCATGTTTAATAATGATGGATCAGAAGGAAAGAGCTGTGGTAACGGTCTACGCTGCGTAGCGAAATATGCGTATGAGCATAAACTAGTAGAAGATACAGTTTTCACAATTGAAACGTTAGCTGGCATTGTAACGGCGGAAGTAACGGTAGAAGAAGGGAAAGTTACGTTAGCGAAAATCGATATGGGAGCACCTCGTTTAACACGTGCAGAAATACCGATGCTTGGTGAAGGTGAAACACCATTTATTCGTGAAAACTTCTTATACAATAATCATCGTTATGCATTTACAGCTGTTTCAATGGGAAATCCGCATGCGGTTATTTTTGTGGATGATGTAGAACAAGCACCTCTTACAACACTTGGACCAGTTCTTGAGACACATGAAATGTTCCCAGAACGAGTAAATGTTGAATTCATTGAGATTTTGAATGAGGAAGAGATGAACTTCCGCGTTTGGGAACGTGGATCTGGCGTAACACAAGCTTGCGGAACAGGGGCGTGTGCTGCAGTTGTAGCCTCTATTTTAAATGGAAAGATGGAACGTGGTAAGGAAATTACAGTTCATTTAGCTGGTGGCGATTTAATGATTGCATGGACAGAAGAAGGCAACGTGTTAATGAAAGGACCAGCAGAAGTAATTTGCCGCGGAGTGTATGAGTACAAGATAGAAGCGTAA
- a CDS encoding NAD(P)/FAD-dependent oxidoreductase, which translates to MKHLVILGGGYGGMRILQRLLPSNQLPDDVQVTLIDKVPYHCFKTEYYALVAGTISETHIRIPFPEHPRLNIQYGTVTNIDLEEKAVHLDGGEAIQYDDLIIGLGCEDKYHNVPGAKEYTHSLQSIEQTRKTYEQLNSLEPNATVAVVGAGLSGVEVASELRESRSDLKIYLFDRKDRILFPYPEKLSRYVEEWFVKHKVTIIRNSNITKVEPNIVYNHDEPLECDAIVWTAGIQANEVVRNLPVEQDGSGRVVLTKYHNIPNNEHVYVVGDCAALPHAPSAQLAEGQGEQIVQILLKRWHNEPLPDELPVIKLKGVLGSLGKKHGFGLLANQPLMGRVPRLLKSGILWMYKYHNG; encoded by the coding sequence ATGAAACACCTCGTAATACTAGGTGGCGGCTACGGTGGAATGAGAATTCTGCAACGGCTACTTCCAAGCAACCAACTTCCGGATGATGTACAAGTGACATTAATCGACAAAGTACCATATCATTGCTTCAAAACTGAATATTATGCATTAGTTGCGGGTACTATTTCAGAAACGCATATTCGTATACCGTTCCCTGAACACCCACGCCTCAATATTCAATACGGCACAGTAACAAATATTGATCTCGAAGAAAAAGCTGTTCATCTCGATGGCGGCGAAGCAATCCAATATGATGATTTAATTATTGGACTTGGCTGTGAGGATAAGTATCATAACGTTCCTGGGGCGAAGGAATATACACATAGCCTACAATCGATTGAACAAACACGTAAGACATATGAACAATTAAATAGTCTAGAACCAAATGCAACAGTAGCTGTCGTTGGTGCTGGATTAAGTGGCGTTGAAGTCGCAAGTGAACTTCGCGAAAGTCGTTCTGATTTAAAAATCTACTTATTTGATCGAAAAGATAGAATCCTATTCCCATATCCAGAGAAATTAAGTAGATATGTAGAAGAATGGTTCGTAAAACATAAAGTTACTATTATACGAAACTCTAACATTACAAAAGTAGAGCCAAATATTGTGTACAACCACGATGAACCACTTGAATGTGATGCAATCGTCTGGACAGCTGGTATTCAAGCAAATGAAGTTGTTCGAAACCTTCCAGTTGAACAAGATGGTAGCGGCCGGGTTGTTTTAACAAAATATCACAATATTCCAAATAATGAGCACGTGTATGTTGTAGGAGATTGCGCAGCACTTCCACACGCACCATCTGCACAACTGGCTGAAGGTCAAGGAGAACAAATTGTCCAAATATTATTAAAACGTTGGCATAATGAACCACTGCCTGACGAACTACCTGTCATTAAATTAAAAGGTGTTCTCGGCTCTCTTGGTAAGAAGCACGGCTTCGGTTTACTAGCAAACCAACCATTAATGGGACGTGTACCGAGGTTATTAAAATCCGGTATCCTCTGGATGTACAAATATCATAACGGTTAA
- a CDS encoding nucleotidyltransferase domain-containing protein — translation MFTKKSRNIYKAGSLCEFAKAFFIGGIVVKNGVKHALPTEVQQLMERYTVELKEIFLDEKIVGVYIYGSIALGAFHAETSDVDFVTVISDSVNKAEKQQLVELHKKLSGSTLGKRMDGMYIPLADLGKYNDELNEYVYCADGKANVGHWDINAVTWWTLKNQGITVIGKEAEDLSFQIRWNDVVNTMKYNVEQYWSGKAKQPYLFFIEEWVESAVVTMGRILYTLDHKTIVSKDRGLQYLLEHSTEEWELLLKEVVRIRQNPKEKRMLSRWRRADMTKRYLLHLIETCREKW, via the coding sequence ATGTTTACGAAGAAATCGAGAAATATTTATAAAGCAGGAAGTCTTTGCGAATTTGCAAAGGCTTTTTTTATTGGAGGGATAGTTGTGAAAAATGGAGTGAAGCATGCGTTACCAACAGAAGTACAACAGTTAATGGAACGATACACAGTAGAATTAAAAGAAATTTTTTTAGATGAAAAAATAGTCGGGGTATACATTTACGGATCCATCGCACTCGGTGCATTTCATGCAGAAACGAGCGATGTTGATTTTGTTACGGTAATAAGTGATTCCGTGAATAAAGCTGAAAAACAGCAACTTGTAGAACTTCATAAGAAACTTAGTGGTAGTACGTTAGGGAAAAGAATGGATGGTATGTATATTCCGCTTGCTGATTTAGGGAAATACAATGATGAACTGAATGAGTACGTGTATTGTGCAGATGGTAAAGCGAATGTAGGTCATTGGGATATTAATGCGGTCACATGGTGGACATTGAAAAATCAAGGTATTACAGTTATCGGGAAAGAAGCAGAAGACCTTTCGTTCCAAATAAGGTGGAATGATGTAGTCAATACGATGAAATACAATGTAGAACAGTACTGGAGTGGGAAGGCGAAGCAGCCATATTTATTCTTTATAGAAGAATGGGTAGAATCAGCGGTTGTTACGATGGGGCGCATTTTATATACATTGGATCATAAAACAATCGTTTCAAAAGATAGAGGATTGCAATACTTATTAGAACATTCAACGGAAGAATGGGAGCTTTTATTAAAAGAAGTAGTGAGAATACGGCAGAACCCAAAAGAAAAGCGAATGCTCTCAAGGTGGAGAAGGGCAGATATGACGAAGAGGTACTTGCTGCATTTAATTGAAACATGCAGAGAGAAATGGTAG
- a CDS encoding ABC transporter permease, whose product MKGVIELQIWQLAAAYIFILILIGLVKLKGIPREKQIALATFRITIQLVLVAYVLTYVFENSNPFYTIALITSITTFAIFNIYKRVNIPMSKELKQVAALSMVAGSIGPLLLFIFVIIGHDPWYAPQYIVPITGMLVGNAMTGVSLGANTFLNNMKSQRGQIEGALMLGATPKEATAPLIRDAFDSAILPTINSMVGMGIISLPGMMTGQILSGVSPFTAIQYQIAIILGISGSTAFAVIIFLQLGYKTFFNKRCQLKEVDYGGR is encoded by the coding sequence TTGAAGGGCGTTATTGAACTCCAAATTTGGCAACTTGCCGCTGCATATATTTTCATTCTTATTTTAATTGGGCTTGTGAAGTTAAAAGGAATACCTCGCGAAAAACAAATCGCGCTCGCAACATTCCGTATAACGATTCAGCTCGTACTCGTTGCCTATGTCCTTACATACGTATTTGAAAACAGTAACCCTTTTTATACAATTGCTCTCATTACTTCTATTACTACCTTTGCAATTTTTAATATTTATAAACGAGTTAACATCCCTATGTCCAAAGAATTAAAACAAGTAGCCGCTCTTTCTATGGTAGCCGGATCCATTGGGCCACTTCTACTATTTATCTTTGTTATTATCGGACATGACCCTTGGTATGCACCGCAATATATCGTTCCGATTACCGGAATGTTAGTTGGAAATGCTATGACTGGTGTTTCTCTCGGTGCAAATACGTTCTTAAACAATATGAAATCACAAAGAGGTCAAATTGAAGGAGCACTTATGCTCGGCGCAACGCCGAAAGAAGCAACTGCTCCGCTCATACGCGACGCTTTTGACTCTGCCATTTTACCAACGATCAATTCTATGGTCGGAATGGGAATTATAAGCTTACCAGGCATGATGACAGGACAAATCTTATCTGGTGTATCACCATTTACAGCCATTCAATATCAAATCGCAATTATACTTGGTATTTCAGGAAGTACCGCTTTTGCGGTTATTATCTTTTTACAGCTTGGCTATAAAACATTCTTTAATAAGCGTTGTCAGTTGAAAGAAGTAGACTATGGCGGGCGTTAA
- a CDS encoding DUF4304 domain-containing protein yields the protein MQDFIISLHTALKPLGFKKKRNTFSKAENGFYKLINIQKSQFGDAFYINIGVHPIGLPQLITNQLQIKENISIFDCILRTRIEPIHMNQNQLLHNVSHETIDIPNYLSTIFDWFQTWASYENLAKTNIHSISPLLAVVPILQEKAFLLLTCFSFYNLKQYEQANRYLQQYLHCAVHLNTEEKEPVFFYEIDMYIKKLVESAM from the coding sequence GTGCAAGATTTCATTATTAGTTTACACACTGCTTTAAAACCACTTGGATTTAAGAAAAAAAGAAACACATTTTCCAAAGCTGAAAACGGATTTTATAAGCTCATTAACATACAAAAAAGCCAGTTTGGAGATGCTTTCTATATAAATATAGGAGTTCATCCTATCGGTCTCCCGCAGCTTATAACGAACCAATTACAAATAAAAGAAAATATCTCAATATTCGATTGCATTCTACGAACGAGAATAGAGCCTATACATATGAATCAGAACCAGTTATTGCATAATGTTTCACATGAAACTATCGACATTCCTAATTACCTTTCTACTATTTTCGACTGGTTTCAAACGTGGGCGTCTTATGAAAATTTAGCAAAAACAAATATACACTCTATCTCCCCGTTATTAGCTGTCGTTCCAATATTACAAGAAAAAGCCTTTCTGCTTCTTACTTGTTTTTCTTTCTACAACTTAAAACAGTACGAACAAGCTAACCGCTACTTACAGCAATATTTGCATTGTGCTGTACATCTTAATACCGAAGAAAAAGAGCCCGTATTCTTTTATGAAATTGATATGTATATAAAAAAACTAGTAGAAAGTGCAATGTGA
- a CDS encoding PQQ-binding-like beta-propeller repeat protein, translated as MKKFQIELNKLPTENTGEIVISIDESIVLQEKTDIIAPICQLFDAWGECFKDDGAVIFLDGYEKKVEFKKKDGEFLIINQRGKKLASVNSEQFLRVLFSFLKKEIGQIYMSGVDSFRIKDAYHRILEIEPFLSELINGNNAIMYRTYHSTSGKYELNWNYLKGIEVEPIFTPVLSHDEKSIFYVEENNHKIRKLDSETKEEIWQCHIPLVEDCNCITVNGVTVIWHANRFGENIAKLYAISSSSGEFLWNLEIEGHIIQDVKTTREELPRLLVITQEGYNVLLDLESGVKVWEKNVRVGGEKLQCHLGPDYYVLAGNPSDEDGEMDVYSNATIAIQLLDASTRWKQTIEECNPNEQVALTNEHFICVAMEVLQKWEYGKEGCNSIFEKALDEAWYSHIASDESKILLTRTEYGYEDISRQIQCYDHKNSQKLYEVNMPSEIELPPFLIGEMMVLSLGEGRICGINIQTGKVLWNNNTLHDITEVLLYKGGEIYIATSNLELIILDATCGEVKDIIKLPKNVVAIDFIVSIEEVNDALFISCVSGNMFEIVES; from the coding sequence ATGAAAAAGTTTCAAATCGAACTAAATAAACTGCCGACAGAAAATACCGGAGAAATAGTAATTAGTATAGATGAGAGTATTGTGTTGCAAGAAAAAACAGACATAATCGCCCCGATTTGTCAGTTGTTTGACGCATGGGGTGAATGTTTTAAAGATGATGGTGCTGTGATTTTTTTAGATGGATATGAAAAAAAGGTAGAGTTTAAGAAGAAAGATGGGGAGTTTCTCATTATTAATCAGAGAGGCAAGAAGTTAGCTAGTGTTAATAGCGAGCAATTTTTACGAGTACTCTTTTCGTTTCTTAAAAAGGAGATAGGGCAGATTTACATGAGTGGAGTTGATTCTTTCCGAATAAAAGATGCGTATCATAGAATTTTAGAAATTGAGCCATTTCTTTCTGAACTTATAAATGGAAATAACGCAATTATGTACCGAACATATCATTCTACAAGTGGTAAGTATGAATTAAACTGGAATTATTTAAAGGGGATAGAGGTTGAACCGATATTTACTCCGGTACTATCTCATGATGAGAAGAGTATCTTTTATGTAGAGGAAAATAACCACAAAATTCGTAAACTCGATAGTGAAACGAAAGAAGAGATTTGGCAGTGTCATATTCCACTAGTAGAAGATTGTAATTGCATAACTGTGAATGGTGTCACAGTTATTTGGCATGCGAATAGATTTGGAGAAAATATTGCGAAATTGTACGCTATTTCATCAAGTTCTGGGGAGTTTCTATGGAATTTAGAAATAGAAGGACATATTATACAAGATGTAAAAACTACGAGGGAAGAATTACCACGTTTATTAGTTATTACACAGGAAGGCTACAATGTTTTATTAGATCTTGAAAGTGGAGTAAAAGTATGGGAAAAGAATGTTCGAGTCGGAGGGGAAAAATTGCAGTGCCATCTTGGCCCAGATTACTATGTATTAGCAGGGAATCCTTCTGATGAAGATGGGGAAATGGATGTATATAGTAACGCTACAATTGCCATTCAATTATTAGACGCTTCTACACGATGGAAACAAACAATTGAAGAATGTAATCCAAATGAACAAGTTGCTTTAACTAATGAACATTTTATATGTGTAGCAATGGAGGTATTACAAAAGTGGGAATACGGAAAAGAGGGGTGTAACTCAATTTTTGAAAAAGCTCTTGATGAGGCCTGGTATTCTCACATTGCATCAGATGAATCAAAAATACTATTAACAAGAACAGAGTATGGATATGAAGATATAAGTAGGCAAATACAATGTTATGATCATAAGAATAGTCAAAAATTATATGAAGTAAATATGCCGTCTGAAATTGAATTGCCTCCATTTCTTATCGGAGAGATGATGGTATTGTCCTTAGGAGAAGGCAGAATTTGTGGTATTAATATTCAAACAGGTAAAGTGCTTTGGAACAATAATACTCTACATGATATTACAGAGGTTTTGTTATATAAAGGTGGAGAAATTTACATTGCAACTTCAAATTTAGAATTGATAATACTTGATGCTACATGTGGGGAGGTAAAAGATATAATTAAACTGCCTAAAAATGTTGTTGCAATAGATTTTATTGTATCAATTGAGGAAGTTAATGATGCATTATTCATTAGTTGCGTAAGTGGAAATATGTTTGAAATAGTAGAAAGCTAA
- a CDS encoding NifU family protein yields MENPHMQEQVLEVLDKLRPFLLRDGGDVELVDIEEGIVKLRLMGACGSCPSSTITLKAGIERALLEEVPGVIEVEQVF; encoded by the coding sequence ATGGAAAACCCACATATGCAAGAACAAGTACTAGAAGTATTAGATAAATTACGTCCATTCTTACTTCGCGATGGCGGAGACGTTGAGTTAGTAGACATTGAAGAAGGTATCGTAAAATTACGCCTTATGGGTGCATGCGGAAGCTGCCCAAGTTCTACAATCACACTAAAAGCTGGTATCGAACGCGCATTACTTGAAGAAGTACCAGGCGTTATCGAAGTAGAACAAGTATTTTAA